In Mycoplasmopsis synoviae ATCC 25204, the sequence TCTTTGGTTGGTTTTATCTTTGATAAATCCACAAAATGTAAATGTATCTGAAAAATTAGATAAAACAAAAGCACTTGTTACTGCCGAAACTCCTGGAATTAGCTCGATTTGAATATTATTTTCTTTACAAAGCTTTATTAAATCAAAACCAGGATCTGAAATTAAAGGCATTCCAGCATCGGAAACAAGTGCAATGTCATTACCTTGCAAAATTAAATCAACTAATCCTTTAGCAGAAGATTTTTCATTAAATTTATTATGAGAAAATAACTTCTTACCTTCAATTTGATAATGCTTTAATAATTTATAAGTAACTCTAGTATCTTCACAAGCTATAATTGAAACTTCTTTAAGTTTATTTAAAGCTCTTAAAGTGATGTCTTCTAAATTACCAATTGGTGTTCCGATTAAATAAAGTTTACTCATATAAAGATAGTATATTTAAAATCAAGTTTTGCTTATTTAAATAATAGTTACTATTTCTTAAATTATTATTTAAATAAGTATCTATATAAGTTATAACTAAATAAAAAGATATTTCTGCATCTTTATAATTTTCAAATAACCCAAAAAGACTTTTAAAATACTTATTTTCTTCTGTTTTTTTATTTTGAAAAATTTCTATTTTTGCAAATAGAATTAAAAACTCAATTACAAATTCACTTTTAATTGAATTTTTTTCAATATGCTCATTTAAAAATGAAGCAAGTTTATAAATGTTTTCATATAGCGCAAAATCTAAAACTTCAATAAATTTTTGCGTAAAATCTTTGTAAGATTTACTATTAAATTCATCGGCTTGATAAAAACTTTTTGCTAAATATGAAATAAAAAATTCAAATTCATCAAATTTTTTATCACTAGATAAATGCGATAGTATTTGATCTTGGCTTACCTTTGAAACGTTAATTACAAAAGCTCTAGAAATTATTGTAGGAAGAAGTTTAAATAAATATTTACTTGTAAAAATAAAGTAAATATTATCGCTAGGCTCTTCAATTGTTTTAAGAATTGCATTTAAAACAACATTAGATGTTTTTTCTAAATTATTAATAATCAAAAATGATTTTTCATCACTATTTTTAAATGAAAATTTTTCAATAGCAGATAAAAAATCTTCTTTTTTTAGTATTTCATCACTATTATCAAAATAAATAATATTTTCAGGAAGATCTTCTAGTGAATTCAAACTTTGATTATTATTAATTGAATTTAAAAATTCTAAAATATCTTCTTTAGATACTTCTTGATGATTACCATTAAGTAAAAAAAAGTGATGCAAAGTATTTTGCATGGCTTTTTCTTTTAAAGAAGATAATATTTTTAAATCGATCATAGCTTACTTTAAAAATTTTACAAAATCTTTATGTTTAACTAAGTAATTAAAAATAAAATCTACAATTTCGTTAACTGGTTTTGTAGCGTCTACTACTACAAAACGGTTTTCTTTGTTATTTTTTATTATTTCTAAATAACCCTCATAAACTCTATTATGAAATGATAAATCTTCTAGCTCTAGTCTATCGTTAATTAAATTATTTTCACTTCTTCTTTTTCTAGTTTCAAATGGAGAAATATCAAAGAAAAAAGTTAAATTTGGAATAGTCTTTCCTACAGCAAGCTCGGTTAAAGTTTTGGTAAATTCCATTCCTAGATTTCTACCATAACCTTGATATGCGTAAAAGCTATCGTAGTATCTATCACAGAAAACTATTTTATTTTGAGCTAGCGCTGGAAGAATAACTTTGTCAATGTGAATTCTTCTGCTGGTAGTATATAAGAGCGCTTCTGTGATTGGAGAAAATTCTAAATCAGAATCAAGAATCATTTCACGAATCTTTTCTGATTCTTTTATATCTTTACCACCTGGTTCTCTAGTTAGTACGTAATCTAAAAATTTAAAATTATCTTTTAATTTTTTAAGTAATTCGTTTATAACAGTAGTTTTTCCACTACCATCAAGACCTTCAAAAGTGATAAACATTTCTCTCCTATTTTTGACGATTTTTTATTGAAAATTTTAAAGTGATTTCATCCATGTAATCAATTGAAGCTCCAATTGGAATTCCAATAGCAAGCTGCGATGAATTAATTTGAAATTTTTCAAATTCTTTTCTTATTAAGTTAGTTGTAACTTCGCCTTCTAGCGTTGGCGAAATTCCAAAAATTACTTCTTCAAAATTTTTGCAATACTTTAAAAGTTTGGATAAATCTAAATAAAATTTATCAAGTGATTTTTCATTTTTAACTAAGTTTTTGAAAACGAAATATTTGCCTTTAAATAAAGAAAGCTTTTCAAGCTTTTCTATTATTAGTGGATTTTCAACTACCAATAATTTATTTTCACGGCTAGTGTCATTGCAAATATAACAATTATTATTTTCTTGTGGAATATTACAAAAACTGCAAAAAGAAATATTATCTTTAAGTTTTTTAAAGTAATTAGAAAGCTCGTAGATTTCATCGTCTTTTGAATATAAAATTCAAGCGACGATTTTTTCAGCTTGCTTTCTACTTATTCCTGGGATTTTTCTAATTTTTGTAATAAATTCTTCGATTAATGATAAGTTAAACATTAAACTGAAAGTCCGCCAGGAAGTTGTGGAGATAGTTTATCGATTTCTTCGTTTACTAAATCAATGGCTTCATTTAATGTAAGTGAAATTAAATCCTCTAAAAGTTCTTTATCTTCAGGATCAATTAAAGCTTCATCAATTTTTAAACTTTTTAATTTAAAAGTTCCAAGCATAACTAAAGTAATTCCTTGTTTTTCAACAACAAATTCTTTTTTTTCGATTTCTTTTTGTTTTACTTCGTATTCTGCTTGAATTTTACGCATTCTTTTTAGAAATTCTGCATTCATTTTTACTTCCTAACCAAATTTATTAAATATTAAATCTTCTAAATTCTTTTTAAAAACTAAATTGTTTTCAGTTTTTAAATTATCTTTTTCTATTTTATCAAAAGCTAAGTTCTCAAAATTCTCATTTAAGTCTTTTTTAGCCGCCATAAGTTCATTTTTAAGTGATGAAGAAATGAAAAAGATGTGCTTGTATCCGCCAAAGGCTAGTTCTGAAAAATTTTGAAGAAAATAAGAATAATTATTATTATTTAAACTATCTGTTATTTCTTTTAATTTTTTAGGTGAATAAGGCTTATATTTTTCAGAAGCCGGATCGTTTTTAATGTTAAAAACGATGTAACTATCACTAGATGCCACTACTTGTAGCCTATCGATCATTTCTGATTTAAAGTATTGAAATTCTTGAAGCGCGCTATCTTTTACAGAATGTCAAAAATCTTTAAGTTGAAATTCGTGTCTTTTAATTAAATCTTTATCTTTTTGTTTATTTATAAAAATAGCTCAAGTTGCAAAATTTAAATCAATTTCTTTAGCAAGCTTTACCTGCGCTTTAGGCTCATCTTTTTCATCTTCACCTAAATAACCTAAATCAATTTCAAATGGGTTAACTATATTGATAGTGTCACTTGATTCTTTAGTTGAAGAGCTAGTTTTATTTTCAAAAAGATTGATTTTAATTTCTTTTTTAGCTTTGTTTTCTTTTGTTTCTTTTTGAAGCTCTTTAATTGATGAAAGAAAATCTTGTTTGAATTGCTTTTCTTCGTTTTGCATTGCTATAAAATCGTTTTCATCAAGAAGTTTTAAAAAGCTAACTTCTATTATTTCAAAAGGATATTCAGTTCTTTTTACGTTTATTAATAAATCATATAAAGATGAAGAAACTCGATAAGCAAAGCTATCGTTTATTTTTAAATCATTTAATTCTTTTTCAGAATAATAATTTAAAAATGAATCATCACCAGTTTTTCTAAATAGTAAATATTCTTTAACAAGTGATATTAAATTTAATACAAATAAAAACGGATCAATTCCTCAAAGTTTTAAGTCGTTAAGTTTTTTTAAAACATCGCTAATGTTTTTTGAATACAAATCATTAAGAACTTGAATTATTTCATCGTTAGACGCTATTCCAAAGTTTTTTCTAACTGATTCTTTGGTTATATTGTTATTTTCAAAATTTGAAATTTGTTCAGCAATAGTTAGTGCGTCTCTTAGGCCTCCGCTTGAAAGCTGAGCGATTAGCATGAGCGCTTCTTTTTCAAATGAAATATTTTCTTTATTTAATATATCTTCAAGTTGGGCTACTATTTGTTTTTCAGAGATTCTTCTAAAGTTAAAACTTTGAACTCTTGAAAGGATAGTAATTGGAACCTTTTGCACGTCAGTGGTTGCTAAAACAAAAATTACATAAGAAGGCGGTTCTTCTAAGGTTTTTAAAAGAGCATTAAATGCACTTTTACTTAGCATGTGCACTTCGTCGATTATATAAATTTTGTATTTAGATTCAAATGGAAGCTGATCAACATTTTCTTTTAAATTTCTAATTTCATCAACACCTGTATTTGATGCAGCATCCATTTCGATAATATCACCGCTATTTTGATTGAGGCAGCTTTCGCAGATTTGACTTCTAACTTCGCTATGGCTGCAATTTAGCGCTTTTGCAAAAACTCTAGCTGTTGAAGTTTTCCCAGTTCCTTTAGGCCCTGCAAATAAAAAAGCGTGCGCTATTTTTTCTGAAGAAATTACATTATCAAGGGTTTGAATAATGTGATCTTGACCGATAATTTCGTGAAAATTTTGAGGACGATATTTTCTGTATAAAGATTTGTATTTCATAGTTAAGTTAATTATAGAAAATAATTTAATAAATTTTTGAAAAATAAAAAAGCATTAAGCTTTTCTAAATAATTTTTTCATGGTTTTTAGCAGAGAGCTAAAAGCCAATTTAAAAGATGATTTTCAATATAAATAATTTTCAGATTCAATTATTTTGAATTTAACTTGTTTTCCTTTTGCAAAAACGTTAATGTAGACTTTATCTTGAAGCGCAAGCATAAAACTTACAAATAAAAGATATACAACTCCAACAAGAACAAAAGTAAAAATAGAAAAAGGAAATTCAGTAAATGGAGGAACTAGCGTGCTTAGATTATTTATCTCATTAGTTCCTAAGTATCAATAATTTGATTTTCAATTTATTGAAACTGCAGGACTATTATCAAGCAGATGATTTATCGAAGCCATAGCTCCTACAAACATAAAACAAACAAGTAGAGTTTTGCTTATTTCTTTTAAGCCTAGCTTACCTGGATTTAAAAAATTTATAGTTACAAAGGCTGCTAGTAAAAATGTATGGAAGAAAAAGTAATCTCAGAATATAAAGTTAAATATTCCTCATCTTAATTTAAAGACTTCTTCTACTTTGAAATTTATATATTGATCTCTACCTGATAAAAATATTTTTTGAGCGCTTAGCGCATCTAAATCGCTTTGAGAAACATTTTTATCAAAATAAACTTCCATAGTTAAATCAGGAGAAAGCAGCGCCATTAAAGTTCCAAGCACTGCCAGAGGAGCCACGTATTTGATGTATTTTAGTTTATTGGTAATAAGTAGCACTCCGAGCATTATTCCCATAAGCCTACAAAAATGTACTGGTATGGTTTCTCAATATCTAGGATAACCCATTACAAAATAAATTATTAATGATCTACCAATCATTCACAATAAAATAGTGATCCCTAAGGTCATGTGAAAATATTTATAAAAATTAGAATTATTTTGAAGTGAAAGTTTGTATTTAGCAATAATTTGACGCTTTAAAACTCACATCCCGACAAAAAGCAAAAATAAAACAACAATAGCGAAAATAAAAAAGAAATTTCCATTCTTTATAAAAGCCGGAAGATTTGAATCTCAGTAAGCTTTTGTTCCAGATCATGAAAAAAAGCCAGGTTTATAATTTGATAAATCTTCAACTTTAGAAAGTGGAAAAGAAAAATTAACCATAATTATTTAATTAATTATTATCAGCTTTTCTTTTAAGTTTTAGTTGTTCTTTTCTAACTTTTTCTTTACGAGCTTCAGCACGTAATTTGTTTTTAAGTCTAACTACTTTTCTCATTTTGATACCTTATATAATAATATTGTTATATGCATTTGCTTTGCTAAATTAAGCTTAAGCATTTATTTAGTCATATTATTTTACATTAAAAATATTAAAATAAGTTAAAGCATATATTAATAAACAAAGCAGTTTTCATGAGTAAAAAAGAAATAATTGAAAAAATAATTACTAAATCAGTAGATAAAATTATGGAAGAGCGTTTTGAAACTTATTCAAAATACGTTATTTCCAACCGTGCAATTCCTGATGTTAGAGATGGGCTAAAGCCGGTCCATAGAAGAATTTTATATTCTATGTATACGCTGGGGCTTGATTTTGATAAAAAATTCAAAAAATCGGCCAGAATTGTAGGAGATGTTATCGGGAAGTATCATCCTCATGGAGATACTTCTGTTTATGACGCGATGATAAACCTGGCGCAGTGATGAAAAATGAATATTCCTCTGCTTAGCATGCATGGAAATATAGGTTCAATCGATGATGATAAGCAAGCTGCAATGCGTTATACAGAAGTAAAGCTTGCTAAAATTGCAAACTACATAATTGGCGATATTAAAAAGAAAACTGTTAAATTTATTCCTAACTTTGACGACTCAGAAACTGAACCGATAGTACTTCCTTCCATGTTTCCTAATCTTTTAGTTAATGGATCAAGAGGAATAGCAATTGGAATGGCAACCGAAATGCCGCCGCATAATTTAGGCGAAATAATAGACGCTTGCGTTTATAAAATAAAACACCCTAAAGCTAGCTACAGTGAGCTTTCTAATTTTGTGCTCGGGCCTGACTTTCCTACTGGTGGAGTTATTAAAGGAACTAAAGGAATCGCAGAAGCGCTAGAAAATGGAAGAAACGAAAAAAATAAAATTAAGCTTTTTTGTAAATATGAAATATATACAAAAGGCAAAAATAAATTTATTGAAATAACCGAAATTCCATATGGCGTTGTTAAGGTAAAGCTAGTTTATGAAATTGATTTAATAATTCAAAATAAATTAATTGATGGAATTATTGAAATCAAAGATAGATCAGATAGAGATGGAATTAATATTCTAATTACACTAGATATTAATTCCAATGAAGAGAGCATTTTAAATTATTTATTTTCTAAAACACAAATGCAAATTACTTATTCATATAACAATATAGTAATCGACAATAATTCACCAACATTAATGAATTTAGAAAATTTAATTTCAAGTTACATTGCTCATATTAAAAACGTAAAAACACTTTCATTAAACTATGATTTAAATAAGGCTAAAGTTCGTCTTGAAATTATTAATGGATTCATTAAAGTTTCAGAAATTACCTCGCAGGTTATTGAATTAATTAGAAAAACCCAAGGTTCAAAAATGGGAGTTGTTAATAATTTAATTCAAGCTTTTAACTTCACAAAATTGCAAGCTGAATCTATTGCAGAATTAAGGCTATATAAACTAAGTCAAACTGATAAAGAAATTTATTTAAAAGAAAAAGTTGAAGTAGAAGAAACCATTAATATAATTGAAAATTTATTAAACAATGAAAAAGAATTTAATAACTTTTTAATTAATGAAATTAAAGCTATTAAAAAAGAATTTAGTGTTCCTAGAAAAACTCAAATTGAAGAAAAAGATTTTGAAGTTTCATATAACAAGCTTGATCTTGTTAAAGAAGAAATCATTAACGTTTCTATTTCTAAAAATGGATTTATCAAAAGATTTAGCGATAAAGTTTTAGAAAACAATGAATGAAAAAATTATGCTTTAAAAGAAAAAGATAATTTAGTTTTCTTTAGCAAAGTTAACACTGTTAACTTTCTGCTTTGCTTTACTAATTTAGGTAATTATGTAATTGTTGCAATTTACCAAATTCAAGAAGTTAAGTGAAAAGATTTAGGAAATAATATTAATTTGTTCGCATCAGATATTAGGCCTGACGAGGAAATAGTTTCAGTAATTGAAGTTAGTGATTTTGAAGAAAATCTATCAGTAATGTTGGGGACCAAAAAAGGTTACTTTAAAAGAGTAATGCTTAAAGATTTTTTAGTTTCAAGATTTACTAAAAAATATACTGCCATGCCATTAAATGAAGATGATTATTTAATTAAAGCTAAATTAACTAACTTAGATAGTTATTTAGTAGCTATTACTGAAAATTCAATTATTTCTAAATTCTCTGAATCAGAAATAATGTTTTATAGCACTAAAGCTAGAGGAAGCAAAGCTATTTATTTTTCAGTAGGCGATAAATTAAGTAACTTTACTATCGTATCTTATGGCGATGAAATTTTTGCACTCAGCAGTGATTTAAATTATTTTTACTTTAATGAAGCAGATATAGTGCTAACTCCAAAAAACATTAAAGGTAGAAATATCTTTGATAAAAAATATAAACTTCAAAACAAAAACTATCTTTTATTTGAGGATACATTAGCTACAGACTTTTTATATTTTAAAAATACATTAAATGAATTAAATCAAGTAAAACTTAATCATTTAGATAAAAAGAAAAGCGCAGTTTTAAAATATAAATTTGATAATTTTGAAAGCGTATCACTTATTAAATCTTTAAAAAAAGAAACTATAAATAACAGTTCAAAACCAAAAGAAAATCCTGCACAAGAAGAAAAGCAAGAACCAGAAAAAGAAGTGGTTGTTGGAAGAAAAAAACCTGTTGAAATTCAAGGATCTTTAAAAGATTTATTAACCGATTACGAAGAATTCACAAAATAATAAAACATGAAAATTTTTAAATTAAATTCAAATTTTACTCCGCAAGGAGATCAACCAAAAGCAATTAATGAACTTGTTCAAGGAATTAAAAACAACCGTAAAGATCAAGTTCTTTTAGGAGTTACCGGAAGCGGTAAAACTTTTACTATTGCCAACGTTATTAAAGAATTTGATCGCCCGGTTATTATATTAAGTCACAATAAAACGCTAGCTAGTCAGCTTTATTCAGAACTTAAAGCGTTTTTTCCTGAAAACGCAGTTGAATATTTTATTAGTTACTTTGATTATTATCGCCCTGAAGCTTATAAAGCAAATACCGATACTTATATAGAAAAAGATTCAGCTACAAACCAGCAAATTGAAATTTTACGGCTAAGCGCTTATAATTCGCTACTTACTAGAAAAGACGTAATAGTAGTAGCTAGCGTTAGCGCGATTTATGGTGCGCTTAATCCTGAAGTTTACAATAAAAGTTTTTACAACTTTTATTTAAACCAAAAAATAAGTGTTAAAGACTTTATCATCAAGCTAACCAAAAACAAATACGAAAGAAATGACCTTGACGTTGTTCCTGGAAGATTTGCAGTTAAAGGTGATTTGGTTTTTATCGCTCCAGCA encodes:
- a CDS encoding recombination protein RecR, with the protein product MFNLSLIEEFITKIRKIPGISRKQAEKIVAWILYSKDDEIYELSNYFKKLKDNISFCSFCNIPQENNNCYICNDTSRENKLLVVENPLIIEKLEKLSLFKGKYFVFKNLVKNEKSLDKFYLDLSKLLKYCKNFEEVIFGISPTLEGEVTTNLIRKEFEKFQINSSQLAIGIPIGASIDYMDEITLKFSIKNRQK
- a CDS encoding YbaB/EbfC family nucleoid-associated protein produces the protein MNAEFLKRMRKIQAEYEVKQKEIEKKEFVVEKQGITLVMLGTFKLKSLKIDEALIDPEDKELLEDLISLTLNEAIDLVNEEIDKLSPQLPGGLSV
- the rsmI gene encoding 16S rRNA (cytidine(1402)-2'-O)-methyltransferase, which codes for MSKLYLIGTPIGNLEDITLRALNKLKEVSIIACEDTRVTYKLLKHYQIEGKKLFSHNKFNEKSSAKGLVDLILQGNDIALVSDAGMPLISDPGFDLIKLCKENNIQIELIPGVSAVTSAFVLSNFSDTFTFCGFIKDKTNQRVNYLKNLTQGTYIFFVSPHKIEKTLEDINLVFNGNEKISLSRELTKKFEKTYHGSAIEVLNTLKTNSEILGEFTLVLHIPKVKKAKISKY
- the tmk gene encoding dTMP kinase, whose protein sequence is MFITFEGLDGSGKTTVINELLKKLKDNFKFLDYVLTREPGGKDIKESEKIREMILDSDLEFSPITEALLYTTSRRIHIDKVILPALAQNKIVFCDRYYDSFYAYQGYGRNLGMEFTKTLTELAVGKTIPNLTFFFDISPFETRKRRSENNLINDRLELEDLSFHNRVYEGYLEIIKNNKENRFVVVDATKPVNEIVDFIFNYLVKHKDFVKFLK
- the dnaX gene encoding DNA polymerase III subunit gamma/tau: MKYKSLYRKYRPQNFHEIIGQDHIIQTLDNVISSEKIAHAFLFAGPKGTGKTSTARVFAKALNCSHSEVRSQICESCLNQNSGDIIEMDAASNTGVDEIRNLKENVDQLPFESKYKIYIIDEVHMLSKSAFNALLKTLEEPPSYVIFVLATTDVQKVPITILSRVQSFNFRRISEKQIVAQLEDILNKENISFEKEALMLIAQLSSGGLRDALTIAEQISNFENNNITKESVRKNFGIASNDEIIQVLNDLYSKNISDVLKKLNDLKLWGIDPFLFVLNLISLVKEYLLFRKTGDDSFLNYYSEKELNDLKINDSFAYRVSSSLYDLLINVKRTEYPFEIIEVSFLKLLDENDFIAMQNEEKQFKQDFLSSIKELQKETKENKAKKEIKINLFENKTSSSTKESSDTINIVNPFEIDLGYLGEDEKDEPKAQVKLAKEIDLNFATWAIFINKQKDKDLIKRHEFQLKDFWHSVKDSALQEFQYFKSEMIDRLQVVASSDSYIVFNIKNDPASEKYKPYSPKKLKEITDSLNNNNYSYFLQNFSELAFGGYKHIFFISSSLKNELMAAKKDLNENFENLAFDKIEKDNLKTENNLVFKKNLEDLIFNKFG
- a CDS encoding YwaF family protein produces the protein MVNFSFPLSKVEDLSNYKPGFFSWSGTKAYWDSNLPAFIKNGNFFFIFAIVVLFLLFVGMWVLKRQIIAKYKLSLQNNSNFYKYFHMTLGITILLWMIGRSLIIYFVMGYPRYWETIPVHFCRLMGIMLGVLLITNKLKYIKYVAPLAVLGTLMALLSPDLTMEVYFDKNVSQSDLDALSAQKIFLSGRDQYINFKVEEVFKLRWGIFNFIFWDYFFFHTFLLAAFVTINFLNPGKLGLKEISKTLLVCFMFVGAMASINHLLDNSPAVSINWKSNYWYLGTNEINNLSTLVPPFTEFPFSIFTFVLVGVVYLLFVSFMLALQDKVYINVFAKGKQVKFKIIESENYLYWKSSFKLAFSSLLKTMKKLFRKA
- a CDS encoding DNA topoisomerase IV subunit A, with product MSKKEIIEKIITKSVDKIMEERFETYSKYVISNRAIPDVRDGLKPVHRRILYSMYTLGLDFDKKFKKSARIVGDVIGKYHPHGDTSVYDAMINLAQWWKMNIPLLSMHGNIGSIDDDKQAAMRYTEVKLAKIANYIIGDIKKKTVKFIPNFDDSETEPIVLPSMFPNLLVNGSRGIAIGMATEMPPHNLGEIIDACVYKIKHPKASYSELSNFVLGPDFPTGGVIKGTKGIAEALENGRNEKNKIKLFCKYEIYTKGKNKFIEITEIPYGVVKVKLVYEIDLIIQNKLIDGIIEIKDRSDRDGINILITLDINSNEESILNYLFSKTQMQITYSYNNIVIDNNSPTLMNLENLISSYIAHIKNVKTLSLNYDLNKAKVRLEIINGFIKVSEITSQVIELIRKTQGSKMGVVNNLIQAFNFTKLQAESIAELRLYKLSQTDKEIYLKEKVEVEETINIIENLLNNEKEFNNFLINEIKAIKKEFSVPRKTQIEEKDFEVSYNKLDLVKEEIINVSISKNGFIKRFSDKVLENNEWKNYALKEKDNLVFFSKVNTVNFLLCFTNLGNYVIVAIYQIQEVKWKDLGNNINLFASDIRPDEEIVSVIEVSDFEENLSVMLGTKKGYFKRVMLKDFLVSRFTKKYTAMPLNEDDYLIKAKLTNLDSYLVAITENSIISKFSESEIMFYSTKARGSKAIYFSVGDKLSNFTIVSYGDEIFALSSDLNYFYFNEADIVLTPKNIKGRNIFDKKYKLQNKNYLLFEDTLATDFLYFKNTLNELNQVKLNHLDKKKSAVLKYKFDNFESVSLIKSLKKETINNSSKPKENPAQEEKQEPEKEVVVGRKKPVEIQGSLKDLLTDYEEFTK